The bacterium sequence GGCCGGCACCGCCGCGGCCGGAGGGGTCGAGGCCGGCGACCTCGCGGCCCGGCGGGCGGCGATGCGCGACCGGCTCGACCGGGGCGAGCTCGACCGCGACCAGGTCGAACTCGACGTCGAGGAAACGTCGACGCCGACGCTGGAGGTCTTTTCCGGCCAGGGCGTCGAGGAGATGGGCGTCAACCTCCAGGATCTGTTCGGCACGATCCTGCCGCGGCGCCGGAAGCGCCGGCGCACGACCGTCGCTGAGGCGCTGCGGATCCTGACCTCGGAAGAAGCCCAGAAGTTGATCGACATGGATGAGGTCGTCCGCGAAGGCGTCCGGCGGGCGCAGGAGGCCGGCATCGTCTTCATCGACGAACTCGACAAGATTGCCGGCCGGGAGGGCGGGGCGGGGCCCGACGTGTCGCGGGAGGGCGTGCAACGCGACATCCTGCCGATCATCGAGGGCTCGACCGTTACGACCAAGTACGGGCCGGTGCGCACCGACCACGTGCTGTTCATCGCGGCCGGCGCCTTCCACGTCAGCAAGCCCTCGGATCTGATTCCCGAGCTGCAGGGGCGGCTGCCGATCCGCGTCGAGCTCGCCCCGCTCACCGAGGCGGACTTCGTGCGGATTCTGGTCGAGCCGTCCAACGCGCTGACCAAGCAGTACGCGGCCCTGCTGGCGACGGAGGGAGTGGCGGTCGAATTTCCCGACGACGGGATCCGCGAGCTCGCCCGCATCGCGCAGGAAGTGAACGGCGAAACGGAAGACATCGGGGCCCGCCGCCTGCACACCGTCCTCGAGAAGGTGACCGAGGACCTGTCGTTCGCCGCGCCCGAGGCGCCGGCCCGCGTCGTCATCGACGCCACCTACGTCCGCGAGCGCCTCCGCGGCATCCTCGACACCCGCGATCTCAGCCGCTACGTCCTGTAAGGCGATCGGTTCGAGACCGGGCCGACTTCCCCGTTACGAGGACTCCCATCTCAGGCCGGCTCGGTATTCCGAACGGCCTTCGCCGGGAGCCCTCGCCCCGACTAGGCGGTCGAGGTCTCTTACCGTTGTCTATGCGCACGCGTCGCTGCACGGCGTGTGTTATACTACGTCGAGGATTCTCACACGCCCGCGTGACCGCGCCGGCGGTGCCCGGGGACGCGTAATGCGTACT is a genomic window containing:
- the hslU gene encoding ATP-dependent protease ATPase subunit HslU, which gives rise to METLTPRRIVEELDKFIVGQAPAKRAVAVALRNRYRRSRLGPELRDEVIPKNILMIGPTGVGKTEIARRLARLAGAPFVKVEATKFTEVGYVGRDVDSMVRDLAETAVQMVKAERVEAVQERAAAHARDRLIEILVPAPRREAGLTNPLEVLFGGRPGQVPEPPAGTAAAGGVEAGDLAARRAAMRDRLDRGELDRDQVELDVEETSTPTLEVFSGQGVEEMGVNLQDLFGTILPRRRKRRRTTVAEALRILTSEEAQKLIDMDEVVREGVRRAQEAGIVFIDELDKIAGREGGAGPDVSREGVQRDILPIIEGSTVTTKYGPVRTDHVLFIAAGAFHVSKPSDLIPELQGRLPIRVELAPLTEADFVRILVEPSNALTKQYAALLATEGVAVEFPDDGIRELARIAQEVNGETEDIGARRLHTVLEKVTEDLSFAAPEAPARVVIDATYVRERLRGILDTRDLSRYVL